One genomic region from Pararge aegeria chromosome 14, ilParAegt1.1, whole genome shotgun sequence encodes:
- the LOC120629224 gene encoding uncharacterized protein LOC120629224, whose protein sequence is MGLRKPVLFYFAVVLVILSTLTHETEARRRILRGRRVMTRTYYRGNAVPAWAISLLAGIGMLIIGGVLYAVMRKLVLSSETGTLNTYQPAMQHDNSV, encoded by the exons ATGGGACTTAGGAAGCCAGTTTTGTTCTACTTCGCAGTTGTGTTAG TGATATTGAGCACTCTGACTCATGAAACCGAAGCCCGACGAAGGATCCTCAGAGGAAGGAGAGTTATGACCCGTACATATTACC GTGGAAACGCAGTACCGGCGTGGGCAATAAGTTTGTTGGCTGGAATCGGAATGTTAATAATCGGAGGAGTACTGTACGCTGTAATGAGAAAACTCGTCCTCTCTTCAGAAACTGGCACGTTGAATACTTACCAACCAGCTATGCAGCACGACAACAGTGTATAG